One segment of Flavobacteriales bacterium DNA contains the following:
- a CDS encoding RnfABCDGE type electron transport complex subunit D: protein MKFLRNILDSVKPNFEKGGKFEKYFPVFDGFETFLFVPNHVTHNGSHIRDSIDLKRTMITVVLALMPCLLFGLWNTGHQHFLALGEMTDRGEGFMDKILFGLIMVLPIIAVSYT from the coding sequence TTGAAATTCCTTAGAAACATACTTGATAGTGTAAAGCCTAACTTTGAGAAGGGCGGAAAGTTTGAAAAGTACTTTCCGGTCTTCGATGGCTTTGAGACATTTTTATTTGTTCCAAATCATGTAACCCACAATGGTTCACACATCCGGGACTCCATCGATCTGAAAAGAACAATGATCACGGTGGTATTAGCCCTCATGCCCTGCCTGTTATTCGGGCTGTGGAACACGGGACATCAGCATTTCCTGGCATTAGGGGAGATGACCGACCGGGGAGAAGGCTTTATGGATAAGATCCTGTTCGGTCTTATCATGGTATTGCCGATTATCGCTGTATCATACAC